In one Trichlorobacter lovleyi SZ genomic region, the following are encoded:
- a CDS encoding MMPL family transporter, translating to MSASRFFGAIIRHPRIVLAVALLLAALSIVYTSQKLEFLTGRDDLMPRHAAFQQDYQAYRAAFGDQEEIAVVIEGADPALVSRFSDTLYARLSQDKRLFLEVLYPGGMPYFRQNGLLFNSLDELKGMASTLEMAGPVLQDLAAAPSIQTLFSSLTNQIDDYLKAPSSDKLQRLTFMLGTLDKGFAGFDGKKSALSMDSFLSGGSADKPSALENAGRQQVIAIRPLKETDSFVPAEKAIRKIREELNILRQKAEFKGITAGITGVPVLEYEEMATSMDDMTIASVLSLVLTVILLLFAFRGVKNTVAAMVALLIAISIAFGLATLFVGHLNILSMAFAVMLLGLGVEYSIQVVLRHQELLQHDNFEAALQESLGSNLRPVLLAFATTALAFLTFLLTDFRGIAELGLIAAMGVFVCFAATFTVLPALLVMLHKKSETGALKPVQQNSKPRLQRLFARPGLIVAATTLLALAGTAALTRVPFDFNMLNLQAKGLESVTYAYKLMKSKENSGYFGVSMAKDRDEAIKLTKRFEALPSVDHVVSLPALVPDQQAEKLAELERIKQIMAKVQPVAYEENLRVMELPAIFEGFRERVEKLKLNLEARKLPEAQPTAAFLTTLDRFFAGLEKEKDGNALTMLREMQEAMFAPLPEKLKLLKESLQARAVTEADVPQALKQRFVGKDGRLLLQIAPKKEIFNEQPLAEFVTQIKSVDPHATGEPVSVYESFKILKLSYLQAFLYALGGVVLILLIAFRSLRSTLLGVAPLAVGLLLMVGGMWLFGLKFNVANIIVMPLLLGVGIDSAIYIISRHLKGEESPVEVATSSAGKGVFLNALTILFSFGALMVARHQGVFSIGAVMSLGMTAIVLAFLVFLPALLLLLDKRKNEIRQS from the coding sequence ATGTCTGCATCCCGTTTCTTTGGCGCCATCATCCGCCATCCTCGTATAGTGCTGGCCGTTGCCCTGCTGTTGGCTGCCTTGTCAATTGTCTACACATCCCAAAAGCTGGAGTTCCTGACCGGACGTGATGATCTGATGCCCCGCCATGCGGCGTTTCAGCAGGATTATCAGGCCTACCGGGCTGCCTTTGGCGATCAGGAAGAGATCGCCGTGGTGATTGAAGGGGCTGATCCAGCCCTGGTCAGCCGTTTCAGCGACACCCTCTATGCACGGCTGTCCCAGGATAAACGCCTGTTTCTGGAGGTGCTGTACCCCGGCGGCATGCCCTATTTTCGTCAGAACGGCCTGCTGTTCAACTCCCTTGATGAGCTGAAGGGGATGGCCAGTACCCTTGAGATGGCCGGTCCGGTGCTGCAGGATCTGGCAGCAGCCCCGTCGATCCAGACCCTGTTCAGCTCTCTGACCAATCAGATCGATGACTACCTGAAGGCGCCATCTTCCGATAAACTGCAACGTCTGACCTTCATGCTGGGCACGCTGGACAAGGGCTTTGCCGGGTTTGACGGTAAAAAAAGCGCCCTGTCCATGGACTCGTTCCTGTCCGGCGGCAGCGCCGACAAGCCTTCTGCCCTGGAAAACGCCGGCAGGCAGCAGGTGATCGCCATCCGTCCCTTAAAGGAGACCGACAGCTTTGTACCGGCTGAAAAGGCGATCAGGAAAATCCGTGAAGAGCTGAATATCCTGCGACAGAAAGCTGAATTCAAGGGGATTACCGCCGGGATCACCGGAGTGCCGGTGCTGGAGTACGAAGAGATGGCCACCAGCATGGATGACATGACCATCGCCTCGGTCCTGTCGCTGGTGCTGACTGTTATCCTGCTGCTGTTTGCCTTCCGGGGGGTCAAAAACACGGTTGCCGCCATGGTTGCGCTGCTGATCGCCATCAGTATCGCCTTTGGCCTGGCCACCCTCTTTGTCGGCCACCTCAACATCCTTTCCATGGCCTTTGCGGTCATGCTGCTGGGGCTGGGGGTGGAGTACAGCATTCAGGTGGTGCTGCGCCATCAGGAACTGCTTCAGCATGACAACTTTGAAGCAGCACTGCAGGAGAGCCTTGGCTCCAATCTGCGCCCGGTTCTGCTGGCCTTTGCCACCACTGCCCTGGCCTTCCTGACCTTCCTCTTAACCGACTTCCGAGGGATTGCCGAGCTGGGTCTGATTGCCGCCATGGGGGTCTTTGTCTGCTTTGCCGCCACCTTTACGGTGCTGCCTGCCCTGCTGGTCATGCTGCATAAAAAATCAGAAACCGGGGCACTGAAGCCGGTTCAACAAAACTCCAAGCCACGACTGCAGCGGCTGTTTGCCCGGCCCGGCCTGATTGTGGCTGCCACTACCCTGCTGGCCCTGGCCGGCACAGCTGCCCTGACCCGTGTGCCGTTTGACTTCAACATGCTCAACCTGCAGGCCAAGGGGCTGGAGTCGGTCACCTATGCCTATAAGCTGATGAAGAGCAAAGAAAATTCCGGTTACTTTGGCGTCTCCATGGCAAAGGACCGTGACGAGGCAATCAAGCTGACCAAGCGTTTTGAGGCACTGCCCAGTGTGGACCATGTGGTATCCCTGCCGGCCCTGGTGCCGGATCAGCAAGCGGAAAAGCTGGCTGAACTGGAACGGATCAAACAGATCATGGCAAAGGTGCAGCCGGTGGCCTACGAGGAAAACCTGCGGGTAATGGAGCTGCCGGCCATCTTTGAGGGTTTCCGTGAGCGGGTGGAAAAGCTGAAGCTGAACCTTGAAGCCCGGAAGCTGCCTGAAGCGCAACCGACAGCCGCCTTCCTGACCACCCTGGACAGATTCTTTGCCGGACTGGAAAAGGAAAAGGATGGCAATGCCCTGACCATGCTGCGTGAAATGCAGGAAGCCATGTTTGCCCCGCTGCCGGAGAAGCTGAAGCTGCTGAAGGAAAGCCTGCAGGCCCGGGCCGTGACCGAGGCCGATGTTCCCCAGGCTCTGAAGCAGCGTTTTGTAGGCAAGGATGGCCGTCTGCTGCTGCAGATCGCCCCGAAAAAGGAGATCTTCAACGAACAGCCGCTGGCGGAGTTCGTCACCCAGATCAAGTCCGTTGATCCCCACGCCACCGGTGAACCGGTCAGCGTCTATGAATCATTCAAGATCCTCAAGCTCTCCTACCTGCAGGCCTTCCTGTATGCCCTGGGGGGGGTGGTGCTGATCCTGCTGATCGCCTTCCGCAGCCTGCGCTCCACCCTGCTGGGGGTCGCCCCGCTGGCAGTGGGGCTGCTGCTGATGGTGGGGGGGATGTGGCTGTTCGGCCTGAAGTTCAATGTGGCCAACATCATTGTCATGCCGCTCCTGCTGGGGGTCGGGATCGACTCGGCCATCTACATCATCAGCCGCCACCTGAAGGGGGAGGAATCACCAGTAGAGGTGGCCACCAGCAGCGCCGGCAAGGGAGTCTTCCTGAACGCCCTGACCATCCTGTTCAGCTTCGGTGCCCTGATGGTGGCCCGCCATCAGGGGGTGTTCAGTATCGGCGCCGTCATGTCACTGGGCATGACCGCCATTGTACTGGCGTTTCTGGTGTTTTTACCGGCACTGTTACTGTTGCTTGATAAACGGAAAAACGAGATCAGACAGAGCTAA
- the lnu(F) gene encoding lincosamide nucleotidyltransferase Lnu(F) — protein MLQEKMIENIREKCHQDIRVVSALMFGSFATGEGDQYSDIEFAVFIRDDSLNDFDQRSWLNSFSPVAAYFLDDFGHHTALFENGVRGEFHFMRASEQSVVAGWQGYGWFPSLEAAVLLDREGELSQYARLLVGGPPKREGAELVEGLSLNLINLMLFGANLLNRGEYARAWALLGKAHENLLKLARLHEGETDHWPTPSRGLEIDLSGNAYRRYLTCTASAERVPLCRAYCESWRWSRELIEAVVRPHNIELPQSVMAQLEILLDNVTADPNPNP, from the coding sequence ATGCTTCAAGAGAAAATGATTGAGAATATCCGTGAGAAGTGTCACCAGGACATTCGCGTTGTGTCCGCGCTGATGTTCGGGTCGTTCGCAACCGGCGAGGGTGATCAATATTCGGATATAGAATTCGCGGTGTTCATCCGCGACGACTCGTTAAATGATTTCGATCAGCGTTCATGGCTCAATTCATTCAGCCCGGTTGCCGCTTACTTCCTGGACGATTTCGGCCACCACACAGCACTTTTCGAGAACGGCGTGCGTGGCGAGTTCCACTTTATGCGGGCTTCGGAGCAGTCGGTTGTTGCCGGCTGGCAGGGATACGGGTGGTTTCCTTCGCTTGAAGCGGCGGTGTTGCTGGATCGAGAAGGCGAATTGTCGCAGTATGCGCGGCTGCTTGTGGGAGGGCCTCCAAAACGTGAAGGGGCTGAACTGGTAGAGGGTCTGTCCCTTAACCTGATCAACCTGATGCTGTTCGGCGCAAATCTTCTCAATAGAGGCGAATACGCTCGTGCATGGGCTTTATTGGGCAAGGCGCACGAAAATCTGCTAAAGCTGGCTCGACTTCATGAAGGGGAGACTGACCATTGGCCGACTCCTTCGCGGGGTCTCGAGATCGACCTTTCTGGTAATGCATATCGTCGCTACCTGACTTGTACGGCCAGCGCTGAACGTGTTCCTTTGTGCAGAGCCTATTGTGAGTCATGGAGGTGGAGTAGAGAGCTGATAGAGGCGGTTGTCAGACCACATAACATCGAACTCCCACAATCAGTCATGGCACAGTTGGAAATACTGCTTGATAACGTGACTGCTGATCCAAACCCAAACCCGTAA
- a CDS encoding integron integrase, with translation MMIDFPKELFSRYLKLLEKRGVPAANFSECIKWSRYFLDYCNKYPVPGTPMEQLPLFIEKLKAKKQSELACRQAAYAVSVFIEVQKLDLVPQQQSEAVSQKRTAVSADSAEPPVTPKKYASQYVEAGYQEKSDSQEWDAVLKTMADEIKVRHYSRKTLKTYANWSRKFQYFLKNRSPQELTGDDVKAYLTHLAVTCKVASTTQNQAFNSLLFLYRHGLKREFGELRDVPRAKKSLYIPTVLSREEIDAILAHLAYPFDLVVKLLFGCGLRQFECLQLRVRDFNFDAGKLTIHGKGKKDRTVPIPEAILPELKRQIKLVGELHERDLAVGYDGVFLDDSVEKKYPKAPKEFLHQWFFPQKNLTLAAETGQQRRWHLHESELQEALYPAVRKAKIPKRVTSHTFRHSFATHLLQAGYDIRVIQTLLGHSSLKTTMIYTHCVPVRTIQEPKSPLDL, from the coding sequence ATGATGATCGACTTCCCCAAAGAGCTTTTTTCTCGATATTTAAAGCTGTTGGAAAAACGTGGGGTTCCTGCTGCCAACTTTTCGGAGTGTATCAAGTGGAGTCGCTATTTTCTCGATTACTGCAACAAGTACCCTGTACCGGGTACCCCCATGGAGCAATTACCTCTTTTTATTGAGAAGCTTAAAGCAAAAAAACAGAGTGAGCTTGCGTGCCGTCAGGCAGCCTACGCTGTATCTGTTTTCATTGAGGTACAGAAGCTGGATTTAGTACCACAGCAACAAAGCGAGGCTGTTAGTCAGAAGCGGACTGCTGTTTCTGCTGATTCTGCGGAACCGCCAGTTACCCCTAAGAAATATGCTTCACAATATGTAGAAGCCGGTTATCAGGAGAAGTCTGATTCGCAGGAATGGGATGCTGTTCTTAAGACAATGGCAGATGAGATCAAGGTTCGTCATTATTCACGCAAGACCCTGAAGACATACGCTAACTGGTCGAGAAAATTTCAGTACTTTCTAAAGAATAGATCGCCACAGGAGCTGACCGGCGATGATGTGAAAGCGTACCTGACCCACCTGGCTGTTACCTGCAAGGTGGCATCGACAACGCAGAATCAGGCGTTTAATTCACTCCTGTTTTTGTACCGTCATGGATTGAAACGAGAATTTGGCGAACTGCGTGATGTGCCCCGCGCCAAGAAATCCTTGTATATTCCCACCGTTCTTTCTCGCGAAGAGATTGATGCAATCCTTGCCCACCTTGCCTATCCGTTTGATCTGGTAGTAAAATTACTGTTTGGCTGCGGTTTGCGCCAGTTTGAATGCCTGCAGTTGCGGGTGCGTGATTTTAACTTTGATGCGGGGAAACTGACCATACATGGCAAGGGCAAGAAGGATCGCACGGTGCCGATTCCAGAGGCGATTCTACCGGAGTTAAAGCGGCAGATCAAGCTGGTGGGGGAACTGCATGAGCGGGATCTGGCTGTAGGGTACGATGGGGTGTTTCTGGATGATAGCGTGGAAAAGAAATATCCCAAAGCGCCCAAGGAGTTTCTCCATCAATGGTTTTTTCCGCAGAAGAATCTAACCTTGGCAGCAGAAACCGGGCAACAGCGACGTTGGCATCTGCATGAATCAGAACTGCAGGAGGCGCTGTATCCTGCAGTGCGTAAGGCGAAGATACCGAAACGGGTTACGTCCCACACCTTCCGCCATTCTTTTGCTACCCATCTGCTACAGGCTGGCTATGACATCCGTGTGATTCAGACACTATTGGGACATTCAAGTCTGAAGACCACCATGATTTACACCCACTGCGTGCCGGTCAGGACAATCCAGGAGCCGAAGAGCCCACTGGACTTGTAG
- a CDS encoding ParA family protein: protein MKYMVWNNKGGVGKTFITFILASEYALAHPDEDVVVVDLCPQANVSEMLLGGNGKGETNLQKCYDNQRTIASYIKARYDKSRFGKLGDETEYFVKVADYNDGMPVNMYLIPGDMDLDICSTIINYLAQAPEKSAWVKSRKFLVDLIEPFNGGNKNRKKVFFFDCNPSFANYTEMAVIASDRIIVPCTADAASIRGIHNLFRMIYGIKAGQEFSDDAVFDTFSSKIKESGIKPPKVHLFIQNKSRVLDASATSAFKAHIQEIKDIASVLKKKYPDHFTDNKGAVLNVKDGNTLTSILNHTGLPLSKVQPKTYSIYGKRTQANQTQIEPLLDDIKKCLAVL from the coding sequence ATGAAATATATGGTATGGAATAACAAGGGCGGCGTTGGTAAAACATTTATAACATTCATTCTTGCGTCTGAATACGCGCTTGCACACCCTGACGAAGATGTTGTTGTTGTTGATTTGTGTCCTCAAGCAAATGTTTCAGAAATGCTTTTAGGGGGAAATGGAAAAGGTGAAACCAATTTACAAAAATGTTACGACAACCAAAGAACAATTGCTAGCTACATAAAAGCTAGATACGACAAGTCCCGTTTTGGTAAATTGGGAGATGAAACCGAATATTTTGTGAAAGTCGCTGACTATAACGACGGGATGCCGGTTAATATGTATCTCATCCCTGGCGATATGGATTTAGATATATGTTCAACCATAATCAATTATTTGGCGCAAGCCCCGGAAAAGTCAGCATGGGTAAAGAGTAGAAAATTCTTAGTTGACCTCATCGAACCTTTTAATGGTGGAAATAAAAACAGGAAAAAAGTCTTTTTCTTTGATTGTAATCCAAGTTTTGCAAACTACACAGAAATGGCAGTTATTGCTTCTGATAGAATTATTGTTCCATGCACAGCTGACGCGGCATCCATAAGAGGTATTCATAATCTTTTTAGAATGATTTATGGAATAAAAGCGGGACAAGAATTTTCTGATGACGCGGTTTTTGATACCTTCAGTTCAAAGATAAAAGAATCTGGCATCAAACCACCCAAAGTACACTTGTTTATTCAAAACAAATCTAGAGTATTAGACGCTTCAGCAACTAGTGCATTCAAGGCACATATCCAAGAAATAAAGGATATAGCGAGCGTTTTGAAGAAAAAATATCCTGATCACTTCACAGATAATAAAGGCGCTGTTTTGAACGTAAAGGACGGTAATACCCTAACATCTATATTGAATCACACAGGACTTCCCTTATCTAAGGTACAACCTAAAACATACAGTATATATGGTAAAAGAACTCAAGCAAACCAAACGCAAATTGAGCCACTTTTAGATGATATAAAGAAATGTTTGGCAGTGCTTTGA
- the bla gene encoding class A beta-lactamase produces the protein MERRNYRHYLTSIFLICLAVTVWVLQAKAAEPQKLIGEQISMIEKRHGGRLGIAALNTATGMRIEYRSAERFAMCSTFKFILVAAVLKQVDEKKISLDRGIPYTTADLLDWAPITKKHVSDGAMTVERLCAAAIEYSDNTAANLLLDLLGGPKAVTAYARSLGDSVTRLDRNEPSLNDNLPNDDRDTTSPSSMVETMNKVLSGHALSPSSRKILENYLLANTTGANRLRAGIPLDWRVGDKTGTGSNGAVNDIAVMWPPDRSPIFVAVYYSGSPSPNSDREAVLAEVGKLIAIEFNKRSH, from the coding sequence ATGGAGCGGAGAAATTACAGGCATTATTTGACATCTATCTTTCTAATTTGTCTTGCAGTAACTGTTTGGGTACTCCAGGCAAAGGCAGCCGAACCTCAAAAATTGATTGGTGAACAAATTTCTATGATCGAAAAACGTCATGGTGGCCGCCTCGGTATTGCTGCGCTCAATACTGCGACTGGCATGCGTATCGAGTACCGTTCAGCAGAGCGGTTTGCAATGTGCAGCACATTCAAATTCATACTAGTGGCGGCAGTTCTCAAGCAAGTTGATGAAAAGAAGATCTCCCTGGATCGTGGAATTCCATATACTACAGCCGATCTTCTCGATTGGGCACCTATCACAAAAAAGCACGTATCTGATGGGGCAATGACTGTAGAGCGACTCTGTGCAGCGGCCATCGAATACAGTGACAACACGGCAGCGAATCTCCTTCTCGACTTGCTTGGTGGGCCTAAGGCTGTTACTGCCTATGCGCGATCTCTGGGCGATTCAGTGACTCGCCTGGATCGAAACGAACCATCATTAAACGACAACTTACCGAATGATGATCGCGATACCACCAGCCCTTCATCGATGGTGGAAACGATGAACAAGGTTCTCTCGGGCCATGCCCTTTCTCCATCTTCTCGCAAGATTCTCGAAAATTATCTACTCGCTAATACTACGGGTGCAAACAGGCTACGCGCCGGTATCCCTTTGGATTGGCGTGTAGGGGACAAAACGGGCACCGGCAGTAACGGAGCCGTCAACGACATTGCTGTCATGTGGCCACCAGATAGGTCACCGATTTTCGTAGCAGTCTATTATTCCGGTTCCCCATCTCCCAACTCTGATCGAGAAGCAGTGCTCGCTGAGGTGGGCAAACTTATCGCTATCGAATTCAACAAACGCAGTCACTAG
- a CDS encoding nucleoside phosphorylase translates to MIFPILEYDPTRTAFIEPSKVIMPLDMPQCCVICFFREVIDKIVIEHNAKVLVTDLWEDGPHPVYEIEYNDQRLAFFHPGIGAPLAAGLLEKVIAYGGRKFMVCGGCGVLDKDMSVGSLMVVSSAIRDEGVSYHYLPPSREVFANPAGVKALEDTLNIKNITHLVGKTWTTDAPFRETPDRIAKRKEEGCLAVEMESAGMMAVAQFRGVTLGQILYGGDDLTCVEWDERLWQSNTTIREKLFWLCADAVLLA, encoded by the coding sequence ATGATATTTCCAATTCTTGAATATGACCCAACCCGCACTGCCTTTATTGAACCTTCAAAGGTTATCATGCCTCTGGATATGCCTCAGTGTTGTGTAATCTGTTTTTTCAGAGAAGTGATCGATAAAATTGTCATCGAACACAATGCAAAGGTATTGGTAACAGACTTGTGGGAGGATGGACCTCATCCGGTTTACGAAATTGAATACAACGACCAGAGGTTGGCATTCTTTCATCCAGGTATTGGTGCACCACTGGCTGCGGGTCTGCTCGAAAAGGTCATTGCTTATGGTGGTCGGAAATTTATGGTTTGTGGAGGATGTGGAGTTCTTGATAAAGATATGAGCGTTGGGAGCTTAATGGTTGTATCCAGCGCAATCCGCGACGAAGGCGTTTCATATCATTACCTGCCACCAAGCCGAGAAGTCTTTGCGAACCCAGCGGGGGTGAAGGCGCTTGAGGACACCTTGAATATAAAGAACATTACGCATCTTGTCGGTAAAACCTGGACGACCGATGCACCTTTCAGAGAGACGCCGGATAGAATAGCCAAAAGAAAAGAAGAAGGCTGTCTTGCTGTAGAAATGGAAAGCGCCGGCATGATGGCAGTTGCACAATTTCGTGGTGTAACTTTAGGACAGATATTATATGGCGGGGACGATCTGACCTGCGTGGAGTGGGATGAACGTTTATGGCAATCAAATACCACCATACGCGAGAAGCTTTTCTGGCTGTGCGCGGATGCAGTTTTACTTGCCTGA